A genomic window from Lotus japonicus ecotype B-129 chromosome 1, LjGifu_v1.2 includes:
- the LOC130721179 gene encoding uncharacterized protein LOC130721179, giving the protein MGAEAQIHRSLINKIYAPLSIEFPFASPIPSLRTNELELVRGVLRMLQGFSGSLFCWDHTAHAFHAKSGIFVTHLSLKSLNSLLSQFIHAASCLQLVQITLSKVESAPPKAPPTLMAFSSSASAWLKRLRDIALKEEMNMNMNNADGLITPTLLGLANSLSSLCSGAEFLLRIVSEAIPALYFEFGVSVPAAELAVHVLDYLHKKLDEMCLVQGGEEEAYQMVLYMYMGSLLPYIEGLDSWLFEGILDDPSDEMFFFANNEVSVDEAEFWEKSYLLRMLQHSKLVAEFSTNYVGDSVPASNDRKEMGRRESISLSSTIKGKEQSIRDRPACPFFIKDLAKSIVSAGKSLQLMRHIPSSLPVRSKGSNCEIGNTRYVNYGLFPSQRMAGLTLSEIFSVSLAGLIGHGDHVCKYLWQDDGDESVSVSSFISHINEEKTSNDNIENLTAPSYLEKIWYKFLTDTLLEKRSSDLKLKYEDTKNDTRDQGGVRVVKDELLLLRSCLENPVITVCQTNLGKKNRDALEALNLSKNFCLPSLNDEDLRKAIYGKESTSFSDTEGTNYTFGFQYGESEYICSQDERKLLEMLFPFPTILPSFQDDVPVSELLPFQRNSTLPSRVLRWMQNVDLRTTPLPLVIMQYCLTIYIQKQVDYIGANMLLKLMNDWRLMEELAVLRAIYLLGSGDLLQHFLTVIFNKLDKGEAWDDDFELNTILQESIRNSADCMLLSAPDSLVVSITKNLADSVEEASTAGIGLSSPHKSHVNSFGINGLDMLKFTYKVPWPLELIANTEAIKKYNQVMRFLLKVKRAKFVLDKVRRWMWKGRGSTADNRKYHWLVEQKLLHFVDAFHQYVMDRVYHSAWRELCEGMTMAKSLDEVIEVHGAYILSIQRQCFVVPDKLGALIASRINSILGLALDFYNIQQTLSSGGAVSAIKARCEMEVDRIEKQFDDCIAFLLRVLSFKLNVGHFPHLADLVTRINYNYFYMSASGNLMTASSSGGVTSRLGKT; this is encoded by the exons ATGGGCGCAGAGGCACAAATTCACCGAAGCTTAATCAACAAAATCTACGCTCCACTCTCCATCGAGTTCCCTTTCGCATCGCCAATCCCTTCTTTACGAACAAATGAACTCGAACTC GTTCGAGGCGTTTTGCGAATGCTGCAAGGGTTTTCTGGTTCCCTTTTCTGTTGGGATCACACTGCACATGCTTTTCATGCCAAGAGCGGAATCTTCGTTACGCATCTCTCCCTCAAGAGCCTCAATTCCCTTCTCAGTCAATTCATCCACGCTGCTTCGTGTCTCCAATTGGTTCAGATTACGCTCAGTAAGGTTGAATCTGCTCCGCCCAAAGCTCCTCCCACTTTGATGGCGTTTTCCTCCTCCGCTTCCGCATGGCTTAAG CGGTTACGGGATATTGCATTGAAGGAGGAAATGAACATGAACATGAACAATGCAGATGGTCTAATCACTCCCACGTTGTTAGGATTGGCGAATTCTTTATCAAG TCTTTGCTCAGGTGCTGAGTTCCTGTTGCGAATAGTCAGTGAGGCCATTCCCGCGCTGTATTTTGAGTTTGGGGTGTCTGTGCCGGCAGCAGAACTGGCTGTTCACGTGCTTGACTATCTTCATAAGAAGCTTGATGAAATGTGTCTTGTGCAAGGTGGTGAG GAGGAAGCTTATCAGATGGTGCTTTATATGTACATGGGAAGCTTATTGCCATATATTGAGGGTCTGGATTCCTGGCTTTTTGAAGGAATACTTGATGATCCTTCTGATGAG ATGTTCTTTTTTGCCAATAATGAAGTTTCAGTTGATGAGGCTGAGTTCTGGGAGAAGAGTTATTTATTAAGAATGCTACAACATAGTAAGTTAGTTGCTGAGTTCTCCACAAATTATGTTGGTGATTCTGTGCCAGCATCGAATGACAGAAAGGAAATGGGAAGGAGGGAATCCATCTCTTTATCTAGTACAATTAAAGGAAAAGAGCAGAGCATTAGAGACCGTCCAGCTTGTCCTTTTTTTATCAAGGATTTAGCTAAGTCAATAGTTTCTGCTGGAAAATCTTTGCAACTGATGCGCCACATCCCTAGTTCCTTACCAGTACGGAGCAAAGGAAGTAATTGTGAGATTGGAAATACCAGATACGTAAACTATGGTTTGTTTCCTTCTCAGAGAATGGCTGGGCTTACACTGTCGGAAATTTTTTCTGTATCACTAGCTGGACTTATTGGTCACGGTGACCATGTCTGTAAATACTTATGGCAAGATGACGGGGATGAATCTGTATCTGTTTCTTCCTTTATATCTCACATAAATGAGGAAAAAACAAGTAATGACAATATTGAAAATTTAACTGCTCCATCATACTTGGAGAAGATCTGGTATAAGTTCTTGACTGATACATTACTTGAGAAAAGATCATCTGATTTGAAACTAAAATATGAAGACACAAAAAATGACACAAGAGACCAGGGAGGGGTTAGAGTTGTTAAAGATGAATTGCTTCTCTTGAGATCATGCTTAGAAAATCCAGTAATTACCGTGTGTCAAACAAATCTTGGAAAGAAGAATAGAGATGCTCTGGAAGCGTTGAATTTATCTAAAAATTTCTGTTTGCCTTCTTTAAATGATGAGGATTTAAGAAAGGCTATATATGGTAAAGAAAGTACATCATTTTCTGATACTGAAGGAACAAACTATACTTTTGGTTTTCAGTATGGTGAATCTGAGTACATTTGCTCTCAGGATGAGAGAAAGCTGTTAGAAATGTTGTTTCCTTTTCCTACCATTTTGCCTTCGTTTCAG GATGATGTTCCTGTGTCAGagctcttgcctttccagagaaACAGCACTCTTCCTTCCCGCGTTCTTCGCTGGATGCAAAATGTTGACCTAAGAACTACCCCACTTCCTCTGGTTATTATGCAGTACTGTCTAACCATCTATATTCAGAAACAG GTGGATTATATTGGAGCGAATATGTTGTTAAAGTTGATGAATGATTGGAGGTTGATGGAAGAGCTTGCAGTGTTGCGTGCTATATACTTGCTTGGTTCAG GTGATTTGCTACAACACTTTTTGACAGTAATTTTCAATAAGTTAGATAAGGGTGAAGCATGGGACGATGACTTTGAATTAAACACAATATTACAG GAATCAATCAGAAATTCTGCTGATTGTATGCTGTTAAGTGCTCCAGATTCATTGGTAGTGTCCATAACAAAAAATCTTGCTGACAGTGTTGAGGAAGCTAGCACAGCCGGCATTGGTTTGAGTTCTCCTCACAAAAGTCATGtcaatagttttggaattaaTGGCCTTGATATGCTCAAATTCACATATAAG GTGCCTTGGCCTCTTGAGCTCATTGCAAACACAGAGGCAATTAAGAAGTACAATCAG GTGATGCGGTTCTTGTTGAAGGTCAAGCGTGCAAAATTTGTTTTAGATAAAGTGCGGAGATGGATGTGGAAG GGCAGGGGATCTACAGCAGATAACAGAAAATATCATTGGCTAGTGGAGCAGAAACTCCTTCATTTTGTGGATGCTTTTCACCAATATGTGATGGATCGG GTATATCACAGTGCATGGCGTGAACTATGTGAAGGTATGACTATGGCTAAATCACTGGATGAAGTCATTGAAGTCCATGGGGCTTACATTTTATCAATTCAACGGCAGTGTTTTGTGGTTCCTGATAAGCTG GGGGCTCtgattgccagccgaattaacagCATCCTTGGCTTAGCTTTAGACTTTTATAACATACAACAGACACTGAGTAGCGGTGGAGCTGTATCTGCAATCAAGGCAAGGTGTGAGATGGAAGTGGACCGGATAGAGAAACAGTTTGATGATTGCATTGCTTTCTTACTAAGG GTCTTATCTTTCAAACTAAATGTGGGTCATTTCCCTCATTTGGCTGATTTGGTTACCAGAATTAACTACAACTATTTCTACATGTCGGCTAGTGGGAATTTGATGACTGCTTCTAGCTCTGGAGGTGTTACTTCGAGATTGGGGAAGACCTAG
- the LOC130748370 gene encoding serpin-ZX-like, which yields MSSSASVECQICFKYGHTAAVCDHRFDQNFAPNQSNSQPSNQSYPQNLRQNQSQFSMANSPYPEQFNLHPQFQFQQIDFRPSSPQADSGSTDSGPTHHVTPALQNIDHQLGPFDFEGRHEKMFNFSSRFNPPPPFPFDNIRREKKATREDMTTKLVVKKLKRLPESTSETDVTFSIAKSLFLKDSKDKNIVFSPLSLQVVLSMVAAGSDGATLDELLSFLGSNSADQLNSLASKLVSNVLSDASSTGGPHLCFTNGVWVEQSLPVHHSFKQVMNTDYKATLASVDFWTKAGEVISEVNSWAEAKTKGLIKNLLPDGSVDHLTRLILTNALYFKGAWHDKFESSMTKDGDFHILNGTSIKVPFMVSKMKQFINVFDTFKVLGLPYKRGEDQRQFSMYFLLPHAKNGLSALVELVASTPGFLKCNLPNHKVEVGDFRIPKFKISFDFEASDVLKELGVVLPFSDNADLSKMAGSPGSRGLYVSNIFHKSCIEINEEGSEATAVSTARVRTKGLPIRVDFVADRPFIFLIREDSSETILFIGQVLNPLVG from the exons ATGTCGTCTTCTGCTTCTGTTGAGTGCCAAATTTGCTTCAAGTATGGTCATACTGCTGCTGTCTGCGACCACCGCTTTGATCAGAATTTTGCACCAAATCAGTCTAATTCTCAGCCTTCCAATCAATCTTATCCCCAAAATCTGCGGCAGAACCAGTCTCAGTTCTCTATGGCTAATTCACCATATCCAGAGCAGTTCAACTTGCATCCTCAATTTCAGTTTCAGCAGATCGATTTTCGTCCTTCTTCTCCTCAGGCAGATTCTGGAAGCACTGACTCTGGACCAACTCACCATGTAACTCCAGCTCTCCAGAATATTGATCATCAGCTTGGTCCATTTGATTTTGAAGGTCGTCATGAGAAAATGTTCAACTTTTCTTCTCGTTTTAATCCTCCACCTCCCTTTCCCTTTGATAATAtaagaagagagaagaaagcAACGAGGGAGGACATGACAACAAAATTGGTTGTGAAAAAATTAAAACGCTTACCAGAATCGACCAGCGAAACAGACGTTACTTTTAGCATTGCGAAATCTTTGTTCTTGAAAGATTCTAAGGATAAGAACATCGTGTTTTCGCCATTGTCGCTTCAGGTTGTGCTCAGCATGGTCGCCGCTGGTTCAGATGGCGCCACACTTGACGAGCTTCTCTCCTTCCTCGGATCCAATTCCGCCGACCAACTAAACTCCTTAGCCTCTAAGCTTGTCTCCAATGTGCTCTCCGACGCTTCTTCCACCGGCGGCCCTCATCTCTGTTTCACCAACGGTGTGTGGGTTGAACAATCCCTTCCTGTTCACCATTCCTTCAAACAAGTCATGAATACTGATTATAAAGCCACTTTAGCCTCTGTTGATTTCTGGACTAAG GCAGGTGAAGTGATTAGTGAAGTAAATTCATGGGCTGAAGCAAAAACAAAGGGTCTTATCAAGAACCTTCTTCCTGATGGCTCAGTTGACCACTTAACTAGGCTCATCCTTACAAATGCATTATACTTCAAAGGTGCATGGCATGACAAGTTTGAGTCCTCAATGACTAAAGACGGTGATTTCCACATTCTTAATGGCACCTCAATCAAGGTTCCGTTCATGGTAAGCAAGATGAAACAGTTTATTAATGTTTTTGATACTTTCAAAGTCCTTGGTCTTCCTTATAAGCGGGGTGAAGATCAGCGTCAGTTCTCCATGTACTTCTTACTTCCGCATGCAAAAAATGGGTTGTCTGCTTTGGTTGAGCTGGTAGCTTCAACACCTGGATTCCTGAAATGCAATCTTCCTAATCATAAAGTGGAAGTAGGTGATTTCAGGATTCCCAAATTCAAAATTTCTTTCGATTTTGAAGCTTCTGATGTTCTTAAGGAGTTGGGAGTTGTTTTGCCTTTCTCAGATAATGCAGATTTGTCAAAAATGGCGGGTTCTCCTGGGAGTCGAGGCCTATATGTTTCCAACATATTTCACAAGTCTTGCATTGAAATAAATGAAGAAGGCTCTGAAGCTACCGCAGTCAGCACCGCCCGTGTCCGTACAAAGGGATTACCGA
- the LOC130748388 gene encoding uncharacterized protein LOC130748388: MDPLEFPFDIKAYKRQSEIEERYIVNRFREQRNQIEEGYTPRVKRKYLYIDHAAANQRLIDDYFTDQPTYDDGMFCRRFPMRKHVFFRIVGDLSSSDNYFTQAKCTTAMRMLAYGVAADAVDEYIKIGGTLNDINVLDSSPVFDDVEQENTPRVNFFVNQRSYNMSYYLVDDIYPSYLTFVKSIRLPQSEPDKLFAK; this comes from the exons ATGGATCCTTTAGAATTTCCTTTTGATATCAAAGCTTACAAAAGGCAGTCTGaaattgaagagaggtatatcGTCAACCGGTTCAGGGAGCAACGAAACCAAATAGAGGAAGGATACACACCTCGTGTCAAGAGAAAATATCTCTATATAGATCATGCAGCGGCAAACCAAAGACTGATTGATGACTACTTTACAGATCAACCTACATATGACGATGGAATGTTTTGTCGGCGATTCCCGATGCGGAAACATGTGTTCTTTCGGATCGTTGGGGACCTATCTAGCAGTGACAACTACTTCACCCAagcaaaatgtaccacagccatgcgaatgttagcatatggtgtggcggCCGATGCGGTCGATGAATACATCAAAATAGGAG GCACATTGAATGATATAAACGTTCTAGACAGTTCACCCGTGTTcgatgatgttgaacaggaaaATACTCCAAGAGTGAACTTCTTTGTGAATCAACGTTCGTATAATATGTCATACTATCTTGTTGACGatatctacccttcttatctGACTTTCGTCAAATcaattagacttcctcaaagtgaaccagataagttatttgcaaaaTAG
- the LOC130721164 gene encoding serpin-ZX-like isoform X1: MKGAVKGKEERDRKRRRDLRWKEKKDGKKRKFGDFGRKRKFEESKESKPLQKSNRSQTDVALSITKGLFDSKDKNIVFSPLSLQVVLSIIAAGSDGSTLDELLSFLGSNSTDHLNSFASQLISTVLSDAAPAGGPRLCFANSVWVEKSLPVNHSFKQVMNTDYKATLTSVDFCTKALQVAREVNLWAEKETKGLIKDLLPPGSVGHLTRLIFVNALYFKGKWIEKFKASMTKDYKFYLLNRTSVKAPFMVSKEKQFISAFKDFKVLGLPYKHGKDERNFSMYIFLPHAKNGLSDLVELVTSKSGFLESKLPNHKVEVGDFRIPKFKISFDFEASLLLKKLGVVLPFSQSDADLTKMVDSPNGRGDLHVYEVFHKSFIEVNEEGTEAAAASACILKYKGVRTPPTRLDFVADHPFMFLIREDLSGTILFIGQVLNPLDG; this comes from the exons aTGAAGGGTGCTGTGAAAGGAAAAGAAGAGAGGGAtaggaagagaagaagagattTGAGATGGAAGgaaaagaaggatgggaagaAGAGAAAATTTGGAGATTTTGGAAGGAAGAGAAAATTTGAGGAATCGAAAGAATCAAAACCCCTCCAGAAATCAAACAGAAGCCAAACTGACGTTGCCCTTAGCATCACGAAAGGTTTGTTCGATTCTAAGGACAAGAACATTGTGTTTTCTCCCTTGTCTCTTCAAGTCGTGCTCAGCATCATCGCCGCTGGTTCTGATGGCTCCACACTCGACGAGCTTCTCTCCTTCCTCGGATCCAATTCCACTGACCATCTCAACTCCTTCGCCTCTCAGCTCATCTCCACCGTGCTCTCCGATGCTGCTCCTGCCGGCGGTCCTCGCCTTTGTTTTGCCAACAGCGTGTGGGTTGAAAAATCCCTTCCTGTTAACCATTCCTTCAAACAAGTCATGAACACTGATTATAAGGCCACTTTAACATCTGTTGATTTCTGCACTAAG GCTCTTCAGGTGGCCAGGGAAGTGAATTTATGGGCTGAGAAAGAGACAAAAGGCCTTATCAAAGACCTTCTTCCTCCTGGGTCAGTTGGCCACTTAACCAGACTTATCTTTGTAAATGCATTGTACTTCAAAGGTAAATGGATTGAGAAGTTTAAGGCTTCAATGACAAAAGACTATAAATTTTACCTTCTTAATCGCACCTCAGTCAAGGCTCCCTTCATGGTCAGCAAGGAGAAGCAATTCATTAGTGCTTTTAAGGATTTCAAAGTCCTTGGTCTACCTTATAAGCATGGTAAAGACGAGCGTAACTTCTCCATGTACATTTTTCTTCCACATGCAAAAAATGGGCTGTCAGATTTGGTGGAGCTGGTGACTTCAAAATCTGGGTTCCTCGAAAGCAAGCTTCCTAATCATAAAGTTGAAGTAGGTGACTTCAGGATTCCCAAATTCAAaatttcttttgattttgaagCTTCTCTTCTTCTTAAGAAGCTGGGAGTGGTTTTGCCTTTCTCTCAATCTGATGCCGATTTGACGAAAATGGTGGATTCTCCCAATGGTCGAGGAGACTTACATGTTTATGAGGTATTTCACAAGTCTTTCATTGAAGTAAATGAAGAAGGCACTGAAGCTGCAGCAGCGAGTGCTTGTATATTAAAATACAAGGGTGTGCGAACACCACCGACTCGGCTAGACTTCGTAGCTGACCATCCTTTCATGTTCCTGATCAGAGAAGATTTGTCTGGAACAATACTATTTATTGGGCAGGTGCTCAATCCACTTGATGGGTGA
- the LOC130732120 gene encoding uncharacterized protein LOC130732120 produces the protein MSSMPMYHQRRQEQQPQGTVTQQYYNDAASQHGSVGPVIGVLIAIIVLGIIAVMIGRLCSGRRIMGHGEFDIESWAERKCSTCIDGRVNLSVPRANEPSTSLPATPIHTSEENKQAEPEPEPEPSSSQNSPPPNS, from the coding sequence ATGTCATCAATGCCAATGTATCATCAACGGCGACAAGAACAACAACCTCAAGGCACGGTGACACAGCAATACTACAATGATGCTGCTTCACAACATGGCTCTGTTGGTCCTGTTATTGGAGTTCTCATAGCAATCATTGTGTTGGGCATTATTGCTGTTATGATTGGAAGGCTTTGCTCAGGGAGAAGAATCATGGGGCATGGAGAATTTGATATAGAAAGCTGGGCAGAGAGGAAATGCTCCACTTGTATTGATGGCAGAGTGAACCTGTCAGTGCCAAGGGCCAATGAACCCAGCACCTCACTTCCTGCAACACCAATCCACACTAGTGAAGAAAACAAGCAAGCAGAGCCAGAGCCAGAGCCAGAGCCATCTTCATCTCAGAACTCACCACCACCCAATAGTTGA
- the LOC130721164 gene encoding serpin-ZX-like isoform X2: MKGAVKGKEERDRKRRRDLRWKEKKDGKKRKFGDFGRKRKFEESKESKPLQKSNRSQTDVALSITKGLFDSKDKNIVFSPLSLQVVLSIIAAGSDGSTLDELLSFLGSNSTDHLNSFASQLISTVLSDAAPAGGPRLCFANSVWVEKSLPVNHSFKQVMNTDYKATLTSVDFCTKVAREVNLWAEKETKGLIKDLLPPGSVGHLTRLIFVNALYFKGKWIEKFKASMTKDYKFYLLNRTSVKAPFMVSKEKQFISAFKDFKVLGLPYKHGKDERNFSMYIFLPHAKNGLSDLVELVTSKSGFLESKLPNHKVEVGDFRIPKFKISFDFEASLLLKKLGVVLPFSQSDADLTKMVDSPNGRGDLHVYEVFHKSFIEVNEEGTEAAAASACILKYKGVRTPPTRLDFVADHPFMFLIREDLSGTILFIGQVLNPLDG, translated from the exons aTGAAGGGTGCTGTGAAAGGAAAAGAAGAGAGGGAtaggaagagaagaagagattTGAGATGGAAGgaaaagaaggatgggaagaAGAGAAAATTTGGAGATTTTGGAAGGAAGAGAAAATTTGAGGAATCGAAAGAATCAAAACCCCTCCAGAAATCAAACAGAAGCCAAACTGACGTTGCCCTTAGCATCACGAAAGGTTTGTTCGATTCTAAGGACAAGAACATTGTGTTTTCTCCCTTGTCTCTTCAAGTCGTGCTCAGCATCATCGCCGCTGGTTCTGATGGCTCCACACTCGACGAGCTTCTCTCCTTCCTCGGATCCAATTCCACTGACCATCTCAACTCCTTCGCCTCTCAGCTCATCTCCACCGTGCTCTCCGATGCTGCTCCTGCCGGCGGTCCTCGCCTTTGTTTTGCCAACAGCGTGTGGGTTGAAAAATCCCTTCCTGTTAACCATTCCTTCAAACAAGTCATGAACACTGATTATAAGGCCACTTTAACATCTGTTGATTTCTGCACTAAG GTGGCCAGGGAAGTGAATTTATGGGCTGAGAAAGAGACAAAAGGCCTTATCAAAGACCTTCTTCCTCCTGGGTCAGTTGGCCACTTAACCAGACTTATCTTTGTAAATGCATTGTACTTCAAAGGTAAATGGATTGAGAAGTTTAAGGCTTCAATGACAAAAGACTATAAATTTTACCTTCTTAATCGCACCTCAGTCAAGGCTCCCTTCATGGTCAGCAAGGAGAAGCAATTCATTAGTGCTTTTAAGGATTTCAAAGTCCTTGGTCTACCTTATAAGCATGGTAAAGACGAGCGTAACTTCTCCATGTACATTTTTCTTCCACATGCAAAAAATGGGCTGTCAGATTTGGTGGAGCTGGTGACTTCAAAATCTGGGTTCCTCGAAAGCAAGCTTCCTAATCATAAAGTTGAAGTAGGTGACTTCAGGATTCCCAAATTCAAaatttcttttgattttgaagCTTCTCTTCTTCTTAAGAAGCTGGGAGTGGTTTTGCCTTTCTCTCAATCTGATGCCGATTTGACGAAAATGGTGGATTCTCCCAATGGTCGAGGAGACTTACATGTTTATGAGGTATTTCACAAGTCTTTCATTGAAGTAAATGAAGAAGGCACTGAAGCTGCAGCAGCGAGTGCTTGTATATTAAAATACAAGGGTGTGCGAACACCACCGACTCGGCTAGACTTCGTAGCTGACCATCCTTTCATGTTCCTGATCAGAGAAGATTTGTCTGGAACAATACTATTTATTGGGCAGGTGCTCAATCCACTTGATGGGTGA